The following nucleotide sequence is from Salinispirillum sp. LH 10-3-1.
GCATTCTTATCGCCTCGGTTATTTATTCCATGCCCTTTGCTGTGCAACCACTCACTCAGGCTTTTAACAATTTAGGTCGGCGCCCGGTGGAAGTCGCCAGCAGCTTGGGCGCGGGTGCGGTTGACCGCTTTTTTAGTGTGATCTTTCCTCTGACGCGCGGCGGCTTTATCGTGGCCGCCACCCTAACCTTCGCCCACACACTGGGGGAATTCGGCGTAATTCTGATGCTTGGCGGCAGCATTCCCGGCGAAACCAAGGTGTTGTCGGTGCTCATTTACGATCACACCGAAGGCATGAACTACGCCGCTGCGCACAGCCTGTCGCTGATGCTGTTGCTGTTCGCCTTTATCACCCTCTTTGTTGTGTACAGCATCAACCGTCGCTTCGAAGTGGTGAAGCTATGACGAGTGAAGCCATGACGAGCCAAGCGATGACCCTGCGCATCAAAGCTCAATTGCGCTACGGTGATGATTTCGAGCTGCACGTCGACGACGAGCTACCCTTGCACGGCGTTACGGCTTTGTTTGGTCGTTCCGGTTGCGGCAAAACCACGCTGTTGCGCATCATCGCCGGACTGGAGCGTGTGTCCGGTGCGGCAGTGCGTTTTGGTGACCAACCTTGGCAACAAGAACACGCCTTTGTACCCTTGCACAAGCGACGCATCGGCCTCGTTTTCCAAGAACACAGCCTGCTGCCGCATCTGTCCGTGCGCGATAATCTGCTGTATGGCTACCGCCGCACGCCTGAGCACCTGCGCCGATTGCAACCACC
It contains:
- the modB gene encoding molybdate ABC transporter permease subunit, with protein sequence MLTLGPAEWQAFQVTFKLCFYTTLILLVLATPLAWWLAQGRSLARTVVQAIVALPLVLPPTVLGFYLLIVLGPRGFIGSTLESLGLHHLAFTFEGILIASVIYSMPFAVQPLTQAFNNLGRRPVEVASSLGAGAVDRFFSVIFPLTRGGFIVAATLTFAHTLGEFGVILMLGGSIPGETKVLSVLIYDHTEGMNYAAAHSLSLMLLLFAFITLFVVYSINRRFEVVKL